GGAGCCGAAGCACTTCTTCGAAGTCATCCACCAGCAGATTTACGAGACGGCCGGCAGCCTGATCCGGATGGGCAAGGTCGCAAATCCCGTGACCTTGAAGACGTTCCTGCCGGCCGAGCTCGACCTCGGCGGCATCACGGTCAGCCAATACCTCGCCCGGCTCGCGGCCGAAGCGACCACCATCATCAACGCCCAGGACTACGGACGTACCGTCTATGATCTCAGCCTGCGCCGCAATCTGATCCAGATCGGCGAGGAGATCGTCAACGTCGCCTACGACGCGCCGGTCGATTTTGCCCCACGCGCGCAGATCGAGGACGCCGAACGGCAGCTCTACAGCCTCGCCGAAACCGGCCGCTACGACGGCGGCTTCCAACGCTTTGCCGATGCGCTCACGGTCGCCGTCGACATGGCGGCCAAGGCGTTCCAGCGCGACGGCAAACTGTCCGGCATTTCGACCGGGCTGCGCGACCTCGACACCAAGATGGGCGGCCTGCAACCGAGCGACCTGATCGTGCTCGCCGGCCGTCCCGGCATGGGCAAGACCTCGCTCGCCACCAACATCGCCTACAACATTGCCAAGGCCTACGTCCCCGAGGTACAGGCCGACGGCACCACCAAGGCGATCAACGGCGGCGCGGTCGGCTTCTTCTCCTGCGAAATGAGCGGCGAACAGCTCGCCACCCGTATTCTCGCCGAACGCACCGGCATTCCCTCCAGCCATATCCGCCGCGGCGGCATCTCCGAGCTCGATTTCGAGAAGATCCGCGACTGCTCGATCGAGTTGCAGTCGCTGCCGTTCTACGTCGACGAAACCGGCGGTCTATCGATCTCGCAGCTCACCGCGCGCGCCCGCCGCCTCAAGCGGCAGAAGGGTCTCGACCTGATCGTGATCGACTACATCCAGCTGTTGCAGGGCTCGGGCAAGCGGGGCAACGACAACCGCGTCCAGGAAATCACCGAGATCACCACCAATCTGAAAGCGCTGGCGAAGGAGCTCAACGTTCCCGTGATCGCGCTGTCGCAGCTCTCGCGCCAGGTCGAAAATCGCGACGACAAGCGGCCCCAGCTTTCGGACCTGCGTGAATCCGGCTCGATCGAGCAGGACGCCGACGTCGTGATGTTCGTGTACCGCGAGGAGT
This Bradyrhizobium sp. CCBAU 53421 DNA region includes the following protein-coding sequences:
- a CDS encoding replicative DNA helicase, which gives rise to MALIDSNVHKLAPDAASPTYRSAPHNIEAEQGLLGAILVNNDAFYRVSDFLEPKHFFEVIHQQIYETAGSLIRMGKVANPVTLKTFLPAELDLGGITVSQYLARLAAEATTIINAQDYGRTVYDLSLRRNLIQIGEEIVNVAYDAPVDFAPRAQIEDAERQLYSLAETGRYDGGFQRFADALTVAVDMAAKAFQRDGKLSGISTGLRDLDTKMGGLQPSDLIVLAGRPGMGKTSLATNIAYNIAKAYVPEVQADGTTKAINGGAVGFFSCEMSGEQLATRILAERTGIPSSHIRRGGISELDFEKIRDCSIELQSLPFYVDETGGLSISQLTARARRLKRQKGLDLIVIDYIQLLQGSGKRGNDNRVQEITEITTNLKALAKELNVPVIALSQLSRQVENRDDKRPQLSDLRESGSIEQDADVVMFVYREEYYLANKEPRPGTPEHATWQAEMERALGKAEVIIGKQRHGPTGTVELHFEASVTRFGDLASDGQVPDRPPAY